From Jeotgalibaca dankookensis, one genomic window encodes:
- a CDS encoding IS3 family transposase, whose translation MSKRTFTDEQVTDLSHNPYVQNVSPKAITYSDEFKVHFLAEWKKGKTARQIFMEASLPVEVLGERRIHTAANRWKKAYQESGITGVRDQRKGASGRPRLTELSTEEQLRRAKQENVLLRQENELLKKIDFAERRGNELSKQERFALIQQVTSRPGSLSVRRACLILEVSNSGYYAHFSPENQCKRQEKEEEDQRWRDRVLEAMAYKRVAKGSRAIVMYFLNTKKTVVNRKKVQRIMRKYGLQCPIRRANPYRKIAKATQEHRTVPNRLQRQFDQSAPKKVLLTDITYLRGKDGFLGYLSTILDGATKEVLAYAVADRITLDIALDTVKDLVAKHGEDLPAQALLHSDQGSHYTSPIFQKLVQKNGLTQSMSRRGNCWDNAPQESYFGHLKDEIPYEECHSLKELQSVIINYMDYYNHERGQWKLKKLTPVSYRDQLLKQVA comes from the coding sequence TCGGACGAGTTCAAGGTCCACTTCCTTGCGGAGTGGAAAAAGGGAAAGACTGCCCGACAGATTTTCATGGAGGCGAGTCTCCCAGTGGAGGTCCTAGGCGAGCGGCGAATCCACACCGCTGCCAACCGCTGGAAGAAGGCCTATCAGGAGAGCGGGATCACGGGCGTACGAGATCAGCGCAAGGGCGCATCGGGGCGCCCCCGCCTCACGGAGCTTTCGACCGAAGAGCAGCTCCGCCGGGCCAAGCAGGAGAATGTCCTCCTCAGACAGGAGAATGAGCTGTTAAAAAAAATCGACTTCGCAGAAAGGAGGGGAAATGAGTTAAGCAAGCAGGAGCGGTTCGCCCTCATCCAACAGGTGACGAGTCGCCCCGGCTCGCTCTCCGTCAGGAGAGCTTGTCTGATTCTGGAAGTATCCAATTCCGGCTACTACGCGCATTTCTCCCCCGAGAACCAATGCAAAAGGCAGGAGAAGGAAGAGGAGGACCAGAGGTGGCGCGACCGTGTTCTGGAAGCAATGGCCTATAAACGGGTGGCGAAAGGTTCCCGTGCCATTGTCATGTACTTCCTCAACACGAAGAAAACTGTAGTGAACCGCAAGAAAGTCCAGCGGATCATGCGAAAGTATGGACTCCAGTGTCCTATCCGCCGTGCGAACCCGTACCGAAAAATCGCAAAAGCCACACAAGAACATCGCACCGTTCCGAACCGGCTCCAGCGGCAGTTTGATCAGTCAGCGCCGAAGAAGGTGCTCCTGACTGATATTACCTATCTCCGGGGAAAAGACGGCTTCCTAGGCTACCTCTCTACCATCTTGGATGGCGCCACAAAGGAGGTTTTAGCCTACGCCGTCGCCGACCGAATCACCTTGGACATAGCTCTCGATACGGTGAAAGATCTAGTGGCAAAACATGGAGAGGACCTCCCTGCGCAAGCCCTCCTCCATTCCGACCAAGGGTCGCACTACACTAGCCCCATCTTCCAGAAATTGGTGCAGAAGAATGGCCTAACCCAATCTATGTCCCGCCGTGGGAACTGCTGGGACAACGCCCCACAGGAGAGCTACTTCGGCCACCTAAAGGACGAAATTCCTTACGAGGAGTGTCATTCACTGAAGGAGTTACAGTCTGTCATTATCAACTATATGGACTACTACAACCACGAGCGCGGCCAATGGAAACTGAAAAAGCTGACCCCGGTTTCCTACCGGGATCAGCTCTTGAAACAAGTAGCCTAG
- a CDS encoding diacylglycerol kinase family lipid kinase — MRARVIYNPSSGREQLKKNMLDILAVLEEAGYEASAFATKAEPNSAANEARRAAKNGFDLIVAAGGDGTVNDVVNGIANLKKRPTIGIIPAGTTNDYARALKIPRTNLVEAAKVVAEGQVVPMDIGQSNEQYFVNIAAGGYLTDLTYQVPPKLKTAFGYLAYLAKGAEKLPGIRPMHMNIKYDGGEFNGLASMFFIVMTNSTGGFEMLDPNIKLGDGKFSLFVLKTANVFEILQIIGAVLNGGKHLNHPQVLYAKTNFVKVSSRDQQPLMLNLDGEYGGDAPATFVNHQQHINFIGNHTEVYEEIDAEAKREAFMQSIEQLGQDSP; from the coding sequence ATGAGAGCAAGGGTTATTTATAATCCGTCATCCGGGCGGGAACAACTAAAGAAGAATATGCTAGACATTTTAGCGGTTTTAGAAGAAGCCGGCTATGAAGCCAGTGCTTTCGCAACAAAAGCTGAACCCAATTCCGCAGCAAACGAAGCTAGAAGAGCAGCGAAAAATGGCTTTGATCTGATTGTTGCAGCTGGTGGAGACGGAACTGTGAACGATGTTGTTAATGGAATTGCCAATTTAAAAAAACGTCCGACGATAGGGATTATTCCGGCCGGTACAACCAATGACTATGCCAGAGCGTTAAAAATCCCACGAACAAATTTAGTGGAAGCAGCCAAAGTGGTTGCTGAAGGACAGGTTGTCCCTATGGATATCGGTCAGTCTAATGAACAATACTTTGTTAACATTGCAGCAGGTGGTTATTTAACCGATTTGACCTATCAAGTGCCGCCTAAATTAAAGACGGCTTTTGGCTATTTAGCTTATTTGGCTAAAGGGGCAGAAAAATTGCCAGGTATCAGACCGATGCACATGAATATTAAATATGATGGCGGAGAATTTAATGGCTTAGCATCGATGTTTTTTATTGTAATGACGAATTCAACCGGCGGCTTTGAAATGCTGGATCCTAATATTAAATTAGGAGATGGTAAATTCTCACTATTTGTTCTCAAAACAGCGAATGTATTTGAAATCTTGCAAATTATCGGCGCTGTTTTAAATGGCGGCAAGCACTTGAATCATCCACAGGTTCTTTATGCTAAAACAAACTTTGTGAAAGTGAGTTCGCGGGATCAACAACCCTTGATGCTAAATTTGGACGGTGAATATGGTGGCGATGCGCCAGCTACTTTCGTGAACCATCAACAACATATTAACTTTATAGGTAATCACACGGAAGTCTATGAAGAGATAGATGCTGAAGCAAAACGAGAAGCTTTCATGCAGAGTATCGAACAATTAGGACAAGACTCTCCATAG
- a CDS encoding CarD family transcriptional regulator — protein MYQVEDYIIYGNEGVCQIEAIEMLDLLKSGKEKAYYVLQPVYRNGTVYTPVDTKVFMRHVITEEAANDLIDQMPSIRAEASGPTNASILKNKYTAAIQENNATDLIQLIKSIYKKAAIAQEKNKKMGQTDKFFLRKSEDLLYGELAVALDMPRNRVRDHVEQRLADLARK, from the coding sequence TTGTATCAAGTTGAAGATTACATTATTTATGGTAATGAGGGTGTCTGTCAAATAGAAGCAATTGAGATGTTGGATTTATTAAAATCTGGCAAAGAAAAAGCTTACTATGTCCTTCAGCCCGTCTATCGCAATGGTACGGTTTATACGCCTGTTGATACTAAGGTCTTTATGCGTCATGTCATTACAGAAGAAGCTGCAAACGATTTGATTGATCAAATGCCATCAATCCGCGCAGAAGCAAGTGGTCCAACGAATGCATCTATCTTAAAAAATAAGTATACCGCAGCAATCCAAGAGAATAATGCGACTGACCTCATTCAATTAATCAAGAGCATTTACAAGAAAGCTGCCATCGCTCAAGAAAAGAACAAGAAAATGGGGCAAACTGATAAGTTTTTCTTACGAAAATCGGAGGATTTACTATATGGTGAGTTGGCAGTTGCTTTAGATATGCCTCGTAATCGCGTTAGAGATCATGTTGAACAGCGTTTGGCAGATTTAGCAAGAAAATAA
- a CDS encoding zinc ribbon domain-containing protein, translating to MSKLVSWVQNIMRQANGFDDLSRFLLKTGAITGIIGMLFRVNLFLWLGFILILFMYIRTFSKDRQKYYQQNRFYHKQRNKIINFFNGQKNLVSKKQDQFKQHKTYRFYKCPNCGQKVRVPKGKGKIAITCPACSEKFVKKS from the coding sequence ATGAGTAAGCTCGTCAGTTGGGTACAAAATATTATGCGACAAGCCAATGGTTTTGATGATTTATCACGATTCTTATTGAAAACAGGTGCCATAACTGGCATTATCGGGATGTTATTTAGGGTCAATCTCTTTCTTTGGCTGGGATTTATTTTAATTCTATTCATGTATATCCGAACTTTTTCAAAAGACAGGCAAAAATACTATCAACAAAACCGTTTCTATCATAAACAACGAAATAAAATAATTAATTTTTTTAATGGACAAAAAAATCTTGTTTCAAAAAAGCAAGACCAATTTAAACAGCATAAAACGTACCGCTTTTATAAGTGTCCAAACTGTGGACAAAAGGTACGCGTTCCGAAAGGAAAGGGTAAGATCGCAATTACGTGCCCCGCATGTTCAGAAAAGTTTGTGAAGAAAAGTTGA
- a CDS encoding ribonuclease domain-containing protein: MKKFKRLLFLLFILFSVSACTYSDILEGSTNNQPDLNTVQYGNAYSDKEEVADYLHQFEELPPNFLTKSEARALGWDNAKGNLWEVAEGMSIGGDYFGNREGLLPEERDRDYFEADINYQGGYRNSERMIFSNDGLIFYTEDHYQSFETLYGEE, encoded by the coding sequence TTGAAAAAATTTAAGAGACTTTTATTCTTACTTTTCATTTTATTTTCCGTATCTGCTTGCACGTATAGTGATATTCTAGAAGGTTCAACAAACAATCAACCAGATTTAAATACAGTCCAATATGGAAATGCGTATTCAGATAAAGAAGAAGTAGCCGATTACTTGCATCAATTTGAAGAATTGCCGCCTAATTTTCTAACGAAAAGTGAAGCACGGGCATTAGGGTGGGATAATGCAAAAGGGAACTTGTGGGAAGTAGCGGAAGGGATGTCTATTGGTGGTGATTATTTTGGGAATAGAGAAGGCTTGCTGCCAGAAGAAAGAGACCGTGATTATTTCGAAGCAGATATCAACTATCAAGGTGGTTATCGCAATAGCGAACGGATGATTTTTTCGAACGATGGCTTGATTTTCTATACAGAAGATCACTATCAGTCTTTTGAAACTTTGTATGGGGAGGAATAG
- a CDS encoding barstar family protein, with product MEKILLDGADFTSREILHTILQEKLHLPDYYGRNLDALWDLLTTDFSKKMIVVRNPQSIKDNLGGYGETLLGVFRELAIKNRNITFVYSYPFPLE from the coding sequence ATGGAAAAAATACTATTAGATGGCGCTGACTTTACTAGCCGTGAGATTCTCCATACCATTCTACAAGAAAAATTACACCTTCCAGACTACTATGGTCGTAATTTAGATGCTCTTTGGGACCTATTAACGACCGACTTTTCCAAAAAAATGATTGTAGTTCGTAATCCACAATCCATTAAAGACAATTTGGGTGGCTACGGAGAAACACTATTAGGTGTTTTTAGGGAGTTGGCTATTAAAAACCGAAATATTACCTTTGTTTATTCTTATCCATTTCCCTTGGAATAA
- the argS gene encoding arginine--tRNA ligase yields the protein MDYKKLVADELHKHVAEYMSQEEVLNLLEKPRHDEHGDVAFPAFSLAKVLRKAPPVIAKELEGKIDHPAIEKVETVGPYLNFFLNKELISAEILKEVMTQEADFGSSDLGQGRMVPIDMSSPNIAKPISMGHLRSTVIGNALANIVEKVGYKPFKINHLGDWGTQFGKLIVAYKKWGNEEAVLADPIAELLKLYVKFHEVAAEETELEDEARAWFRKLEDGDEEAKGLWTWFRSESLKEFMKIYDMLDITFDSFHGEAFYNDKMDEVISLLEEKNLLKQDRGASVVELEKYNLNPALIKKSDGATLYITRDLAAAIYRKRTYDFALSLYAVGNEQSHHFKQLKGVLKEMGYDWADDMYHIPFGLITQGGKKLSTRQGKVVLLEEVLNEARSLALEQINEKNPTLEDKEGVADQVGIGAVVFHDLKNERLNNFDFVLEEVVQFEGETGPYVQYTNARALSILRKADQPIELDAPLTVGDDYAWDVLKLINSFPDVVMNAFNRFEPSVIAKYALQLSQAFNRYYGTTKILVDNEDRNARLVLVKATSLILQESLRLLGVKSPERM from the coding sequence ATGGATTATAAAAAATTAGTTGCTGATGAATTACACAAACACGTTGCTGAGTATATGAGTCAAGAAGAAGTATTAAACTTACTGGAAAAACCTAGACACGATGAACATGGAGATGTTGCATTCCCAGCGTTTTCACTTGCTAAAGTCTTACGTAAAGCACCGCCTGTAATCGCTAAAGAGTTAGAAGGAAAGATTGATCATCCAGCAATTGAAAAGGTAGAGACAGTCGGACCTTACTTAAACTTTTTCTTAAATAAAGAACTTATTTCTGCAGAAATACTAAAAGAAGTGATGACACAAGAAGCTGATTTTGGTAGTTCTGATTTGGGACAAGGTCGAATGGTTCCGATTGATATGTCTTCACCTAATATTGCCAAACCTATTTCTATGGGACACCTGCGTTCAACCGTTATTGGGAATGCTTTAGCGAACATTGTTGAAAAAGTTGGCTATAAACCATTCAAAATCAATCACTTAGGTGACTGGGGAACGCAATTTGGTAAGTTAATTGTAGCTTACAAAAAATGGGGGAACGAGGAAGCAGTTTTAGCTGACCCTATTGCAGAATTACTTAAACTTTATGTGAAGTTCCATGAAGTTGCGGCAGAAGAAACTGAATTAGAAGACGAAGCCCGTGCTTGGTTTAGAAAACTAGAAGATGGCGATGAAGAAGCAAAAGGTTTATGGACTTGGTTCCGTTCTGAATCCTTAAAAGAATTTATGAAAATCTATGATATGTTAGATATTACCTTTGATTCCTTCCATGGTGAAGCTTTTTATAATGACAAAATGGATGAAGTTATTTCATTGTTAGAAGAAAAGAATCTTTTAAAACAAGATCGTGGCGCTTCTGTAGTAGAACTAGAAAAATATAATTTAAATCCGGCTTTAATTAAAAAGTCAGATGGTGCAACACTTTATATTACCCGTGACTTGGCAGCGGCTATTTACCGTAAACGTACGTATGATTTTGCTTTATCACTGTACGCAGTTGGAAACGAACAATCTCACCACTTCAAACAACTAAAAGGTGTTTTAAAAGAAATGGGCTATGATTGGGCCGATGACATGTACCACATTCCATTTGGTTTAATTACCCAAGGTGGTAAAAAATTATCAACACGTCAAGGTAAAGTTGTCCTATTAGAAGAGGTTCTAAACGAAGCACGCTCATTGGCGCTGGAACAAATTAACGAGAAAAACCCAACTTTAGAAGATAAAGAGGGCGTTGCCGACCAAGTAGGTATTGGCGCTGTTGTTTTCCACGATTTGAAGAATGAACGCCTTAACAACTTTGACTTTGTACTAGAAGAAGTGGTGCAATTTGAAGGTGAAACAGGTCCTTACGTTCAGTACACAAATGCACGTGCATTAAGTATCTTGCGTAAAGCAGATCAACCAATTGAACTAGATGCGCCACTAACAGTGGGCGATGACTACGCATGGGACGTCTTGAAATTGATTAATAGTTTCCCAGATGTTGTCATGAATGCTTTCAACCGATTCGAACCGTCCGTCATTGCGAAATATGCTTTACAATTATCGCAAGCTTTCAACCGTTATTATGGAACCACTAAAATACTAGTGGATAATGAAGACCGTAATGCTCGTTTGGTTTTAGTGAAAGCAACCAGTCTGATTCTGCAAGAGAGTCTTCGCTTACTAGGCGTTAAATCACCAGAAAGAATGTAA
- a CDS encoding D-alanyl-D-alanine carboxypeptidase family protein yields MRNHKVKKKSKWFLRNTFLVLIVLFGTSLVQDQKNSELTDSTAVIETVSSPKTVEALTLKPNVIEENKELEKLIPDTIKSPNVILFDYETQEIIAEKASHETVYPASLTKLMTVLIALDYIPDLNKEIVMEEEYFEGLFEQLASISGFIEGEKVQMRDLLYGAMLPSGADACLALAHLIAGSEEAFVDLMNQKAEELGLQQTHYANSTGLHHRTNVSSVADISKIVMAGLENPIFYEVFTTLQYQVPPTNINEEGFVMKSTVFKNLLKSPGLMGTIIGGKTGFTEQAGLCMASLAVIDGHRYLLVTAGADAIPDFPVGQDRIVAQPYHMQDATAIYRRLTKEQSNVFNH; encoded by the coding sequence ATGCGTAACCATAAAGTAAAGAAAAAAAGCAAATGGTTTTTGAGAAATACATTCTTGGTGCTAATCGTTTTGTTTGGTACTTCTTTGGTTCAAGACCAAAAAAACAGTGAATTAACCGATTCAACAGCAGTGATTGAAACAGTCTCATCTCCTAAAACAGTAGAAGCACTAACTTTAAAACCAAACGTGATAGAAGAAAATAAAGAGTTAGAAAAATTAATTCCAGATACCATCAAAAGTCCCAACGTTATCTTGTTTGACTATGAGACGCAAGAAATTATAGCCGAAAAAGCGAGCCACGAAACGGTTTACCCGGCTTCTCTAACGAAACTAATGACGGTTCTAATTGCTTTAGATTATATACCTGACCTTAATAAAGAAATTGTTATGGAGGAAGAGTATTTTGAAGGCCTCTTTGAGCAATTGGCTTCGATCAGTGGTTTTATCGAGGGAGAAAAAGTTCAGATGCGCGATTTACTTTATGGCGCCATGTTACCTTCTGGTGCGGATGCTTGCTTAGCTTTGGCACATTTAATCGCTGGTTCAGAAGAAGCCTTTGTTGATTTAATGAATCAAAAAGCAGAAGAGCTTGGGCTTCAACAAACCCATTATGCAAACTCAACTGGGCTCCACCACCGAACCAATGTTTCAAGTGTAGCTGATATTTCAAAAATCGTGATGGCAGGCTTAGAAAACCCTATATTTTACGAAGTTTTTACAACGCTACAATATCAAGTGCCTCCAACTAATATAAATGAAGAAGGCTTTGTTATGAAGAGTACTGTATTTAAGAACTTACTAAAATCGCCGGGTTTAATGGGAACAATTATCGGTGGTAAAACAGGATTTACCGAACAAGCGGGACTATGTATGGCTTCTTTGGCTGTAATTGATGGGCATCGGTATCTTTTAGTAACGGCTGGAGCAGATGCGATACCCGATTTCCCAGTTGGACAAGATCGTATTGTTGCACAACCTTACCATATGCAAGATGCCACAGCTATTTACCGCCGTTTAACAAAGGAGCAATCCAATGTATTTAACCATTGA
- a CDS encoding helix-turn-helix domain-containing protein, which translates to MYLTIDQTAEYLNLPVHEIQRLIRENQIRIVTVDDEILIYQEQFNLFLKEMEKKKRERDEFLSTPIPEDPDIKDED; encoded by the coding sequence ATGTATTTAACCATTGATCAAACTGCTGAATATTTGAATTTACCGGTACACGAGATACAGCGTCTAATTAGAGAAAATCAGATTCGGATTGTGACAGTTGATGATGAAATACTTATTTATCAAGAACAATTTAACTTGTTTCTTAAAGAAATGGAGAAAAAGAAACGGGAACGCGATGAATTTTTATCAACACCAATTCCAGAAGATCCTGATATAAAAGATGAAGACTAA
- a CDS encoding CAP domain-containing protein produces MLRLIKRLFTGLIIIAIIGIAVNFETIYSRIESELETVLVETNSSEEPIRQSFIITQNQTKPEEIDQEKIRNRIFERTNELRVQQGLSSLENNTVLIEVATIRAYETEERFSHTRPNEEPFHTVLDDRYDYQLAGENLAMGTYHLSEVEMADFLFEGWVESPGHYENMVEPDYKELGIGVHYDGENLYLVQIFGTPR; encoded by the coding sequence ATGTTACGATTGATAAAACGTCTATTCACAGGATTAATCATTATAGCGATTATAGGAATCGCCGTCAACTTTGAAACCATCTATTCGCGTATCGAATCTGAACTTGAAACGGTTCTCGTCGAGACTAACTCATCAGAAGAGCCCATTCGTCAGTCTTTTATAATTACTCAAAACCAAACAAAGCCTGAAGAAATTGACCAAGAAAAAATCCGAAACCGGATTTTTGAACGTACAAATGAATTAAGAGTGCAACAAGGCCTTTCATCCTTAGAGAATAACACGGTTCTCATTGAAGTAGCAACTATTCGCGCTTACGAAACAGAAGAGCGCTTTTCACATACGCGACCAAACGAAGAGCCATTTCACACTGTGTTAGATGACCGTTACGATTACCAGTTAGCAGGAGAAAACCTGGCAATGGGAACCTATCACCTATCAGAAGTTGAAATGGCAGATTTTTTATTTGAGGGCTGGGTTGAAAGTCCTGGCCATTACGAAAATATGGTTGAACCGGATTATAAAGAATTAGGAATTGGCGTTCATTATGATGGTGAAAACCTATATCTCGTACAAATTTTTGGTACGCCACGCTAA
- a CDS encoding GyrI-like domain-containing protein: MPRISDWQIVKRPSVPSLSITSTVALKDLNKEIRNQKEKLSQYLNAQHIYPADHFYVRYHSFSKTSVDLEAGFPLFQAVEGQALIESKEKEAGLYLTCLFQGPHKKIPPVYREMEDWLVENHYQTNGQSEEIYLNEKVLDELLVTQILIPISEVVNGKRK, from the coding sequence ATGCCACGAATAAGTGACTGGCAAATCGTTAAACGTCCCAGTGTTCCTAGTTTATCAATCACATCCACTGTTGCCTTAAAAGATTTAAATAAGGAAATAAGAAATCAAAAGGAAAAATTAAGTCAGTATTTAAATGCGCAGCATATTTATCCTGCAGATCATTTTTATGTTCGCTATCACTCTTTTAGCAAAACGAGTGTCGATTTAGAAGCTGGTTTCCCACTGTTTCAAGCGGTTGAAGGGCAGGCTTTGATTGAGTCAAAAGAAAAAGAAGCGGGGTTATACTTAACCTGTCTCTTTCAAGGACCCCACAAAAAGATTCCGCCCGTCTACCGCGAAATGGAAGACTGGCTAGTTGAAAACCATTACCAAACGAATGGACAATCAGAAGAAATTTATTTAAATGAAAAAGTTTTGGACGAGTTACTTGTAACACAGATACTCATACCAATCTCGGAGGTAGTAAATGGAAAAAGAAAATAA
- a CDS encoding MATE family efflux transporter, which translates to MEKENKMGVMPINRLLINMSVPMMISMLVQSLYNIVDSIFVARISEEALTSVSLAFPIQNLMIALSVGVGVGVNALVSRRIGQKRYDDANLTAENGVFLNILHSFFFVIIGAFLVPLFFSSQTSNADIIYHGTNYLRIITFFSLGSFLQITFERLLQSTGLTFYAMISQVVGAVTNIILDPIFIFGWFGLPAMGTMGAAWATVTGQVLAASLGIYFNFRHNKELTLSVRAFRPKLNIIKEIYAIGLPSIIMMAIGSVLNLAMNNILIAFSTTATAVYGVYFRLQGFVFMPVFGMNNGLIPIIGYNYGARYPDRIRETIKLSVRYATVIMTVGLIGFQIFPSFLLSLFNPSPEMYKIGITALRILSLHFVPAGASIVLSSVFQAFGLGKYSLAISMIRQVVLLLPIAYLMSLTGNINNIWWAFLISETVSLLLCLYFMKIINKNHIVPLYKLAI; encoded by the coding sequence ATGGAAAAAGAAAATAAAATGGGTGTCATGCCTATTAATCGTTTGCTGATTAATATGTCTGTACCTATGATGATATCAATGTTGGTACAGTCATTGTATAACATTGTGGATAGTATCTTTGTAGCAAGAATCAGTGAGGAAGCTTTGACAAGTGTCAGTTTAGCTTTTCCGATTCAAAATTTAATGATTGCTCTATCAGTTGGTGTAGGGGTAGGGGTAAACGCATTAGTATCACGTCGGATCGGTCAAAAGCGTTATGATGATGCTAACCTGACTGCTGAAAATGGTGTGTTTCTTAATATTTTGCACTCCTTTTTCTTTGTCATTATTGGAGCCTTCTTAGTGCCACTATTCTTTTCATCACAAACATCAAATGCTGATATTATTTACCATGGAACAAATTATTTAAGAATTATTACTTTTTTTAGTCTAGGAAGTTTTCTTCAAATAACCTTTGAACGCTTATTGCAATCAACTGGATTAACCTTTTACGCAATGATATCGCAAGTAGTCGGGGCTGTAACGAATATTATCTTAGACCCTATCTTTATTTTTGGTTGGTTCGGCCTTCCAGCAATGGGAACGATGGGTGCAGCATGGGCAACCGTTACGGGTCAGGTGTTAGCTGCTTCTTTAGGGATTTATTTCAACTTCCGCCATAATAAAGAGTTAACCCTCTCTGTTAGAGCTTTCCGACCTAAGTTAAATATTATTAAAGAAATATATGCTATTGGTTTACCTTCTATTATTATGATGGCAATTGGTTCAGTTTTAAACTTAGCCATGAACAATATTCTGATTGCTTTTAGTACGACTGCAACAGCCGTGTATGGCGTTTACTTCAGATTGCAAGGATTTGTCTTTATGCCTGTTTTTGGGATGAATAATGGTTTAATCCCTATTATCGGCTACAATTATGGTGCTCGCTATCCAGATCGTATTCGTGAAACAATCAAGCTATCGGTTCGTTATGCAACAGTCATTATGACGGTTGGTTTAATAGGATTCCAAATTTTCCCAAGCTTCCTATTGTCTCTCTTCAATCCCTCACCTGAAATGTATAAAATTGGGATTACCGCTTTGCGGATTTTGAGTTTGCATTTTGTACCGGCGGGAGCAAGTATCGTTTTGAGTTCAGTCTTCCAAGCATTTGGACTTGGAAAATACAGTTTAGCTATTTCGATGATTCGCCAAGTTGTGTTACTATTACCGATTGCTTACCTGATGTCTTTGACCGGTAATATTAACAATATCTGGTGGGCGTTTCTTATTTCAGAAACCGTATCTTTACTACTCTGCCTTTACTTTATGAAAATAATCAACAAAAATCATATTGTTCCTTTATACAAATTAGCAATTTAA